The Manihot esculenta cultivar AM560-2 chromosome 11, M.esculenta_v8, whole genome shotgun sequence genome includes a region encoding these proteins:
- the LOC110626905 gene encoding uncharacterized protein LOC110626905: MKFKAFITENGVSLLERRFLPALEKMGKVCHLFLTRDHTFFLHNLLNGDGVQSIAQFRKEALFDDYRISSQNEDRIAFAIDISLLYRAVRSSVSICSEYGGGGATENRLQIKLVKKLPPNCTQPTPYLTFETKGYKSAVIQDVPISKPLSRAQVLELQTALDMAQDLPQTLVQVPDLNQLQSYVDRMKHVGDLLNVSISKYGDLHVQISTTLITLGAEFRKLLVIGDKAQAPPEDQNLSAQSRSQRAILRGDAQSVQVSVRHFSKSLQCHLAKPDCAFYGIVPPGACLTVIFQFFIPGTRQTDKSISLHCRLPVLDPGSN, translated from the coding sequence ATGAAGTTCAAGGCATTTATCACGGAGAATGGTGTTAGCCTGTTAGAAAGGAGGTTCCTACCTGCCTTAGAAAAAATGGGAAAGGTATGCCACCTTTTCCTCACTAGGGACCACACTTTCTTCCTTCACAACCTTCTCAATGGGGATGGAGTTCAATCCATTGCTCAATTTCGAAAAGAGGCTCTCTTTGATGATTATCGCATTTCCAGCCAGAATGAGGATCGCATTGCTTTTGCCATTGACATTTCACTTCTCTACCGCGCTGTACGAAGCAGTGTCAGTATTTGCAGTGAATATGGCGGTGGTGGAGCCACTGAAAATCGTCTCCAGATTAAATTGGTGAAGAAACTACCGCCAAATTGTACTCAGCCAACGCCTTATCTTACCTTTGAAACTAAGGGTTATAAATCGGCAGTTATTCAGGATGTACCAATATCAAAACCATTGTCCAGAGCTCAAGTGCTGGAACTTCAAACTGCTCTTGATATGGCCCAAGATCTGCCTCAGACTTTGGTTCAAGTTCCAGACTTGAATCAGTTGCAAAGCTATGTGGACAGGATGAAGCATGTTGGTGATTTACTAAATGTCTCTATAAGCAAGTATGGTGATCTTCACGTGCAAATATCAACTACATTGATCACACTTGGTGCTGAATTCCGGAAATTGTTGGTTATTGGAGACAAAGCACAAGCTCCACCAGAGGATCAGAATTTAAGTGCTCAGTCTCGGTCACAGAGGGCAATTTTAAGGGGAGATGCTCAGTCTGTCCAAGTAAGTGTAAGGCATTTTTCCAAAAGTCTTCAATGTCATCTGGCTAAACCAGACTGTGCTTTCTATGGGATTGTTCCTCCAGGTGCTTGCTTGACAGTAATATTTCAATTCTTCATTCCTGGAACACGTCAAACAGATAAATCAATCAGCCTACACTGCAGGCTTCCTGTGCTTGACCCAGGATCGAACTGA
- the LOC110626238 gene encoding uncharacterized protein LOC110626238 isoform X2 encodes MEAEIWNELVAYWSTPEWRKKSEAGKANRNVEKDGTITKHSGGSIKLEVHENRLAKKLGRQPTQLELFRATHTKKGSQGVYIDGKSRRVDELQLHLSHAHQLILEDLLKLCFL; translated from the exons ATGGAGGCAGAGATATGGAATGAACTTGTTGCTTATTGGAGTACACCAGAGTGGAGAAAGAAATCAGAAGCTGGTAAAGCAAATAGAAACGTAGAAAAAGATGGGACTATTACGAAACACTCTGGTGGTTCAATAAAATTGGAGGTTCATGAGAATAGATTG GCAAAGAAGTTGGGTAGAcaaccaactcaacttgaacTATTTCGTGCAACTCACACAAAAAAGGGGAGTCAAGGTGTTTACATTGATGGAAAATCACGACGAGTTGAT GAACTCCAACTACATCTTTCTCATGCACATCAGCTCATCCTGGAGGACCTTCTCAAACTATGTTTTCTTTAG
- the LOC110626238 gene encoding uncharacterized protein LOC110626238 isoform X1 — protein sequence MEAEIWNELVAYWSTPEWRKKSEAGKANRNVEKDGTITKHSGGSIKLEVHENRLAKKLGRQPTQLELFRATHTKKGSQGVYIDGKSRRVDGAYLSAIAENVNDNCESPSAFDLNKWIEISGSSK from the exons ATGGAGGCAGAGATATGGAATGAACTTGTTGCTTATTGGAGTACACCAGAGTGGAGAAAGAAATCAGAAGCTGGTAAAGCAAATAGAAACGTAGAAAAAGATGGGACTATTACGAAACACTCTGGTGGTTCAATAAAATTGGAGGTTCATGAGAATAGATTG GCAAAGAAGTTGGGTAGAcaaccaactcaacttgaacTATTTCGTGCAACTCACACAAAAAAGGGGAGTCAAGGTGTTTACATTGATGGAAAATCACGACGAGTTGAT ggAGCTTATTTGAGTGCAATTGCTGAAAATGTGAATGACAATTGTGAGAGTCCGTCTGCTTTTGATTTGAATAAGTGGATTGAAATTTCTGGAAGTAGCAAATGA